In the Henningerozyma blattae CBS 6284 chromosome 8, complete genome genome, one interval contains:
- the FAR8 gene encoding Far8p (similar to Saccharomyces cerevisiae FAR8 (YMR029C); ancestral locus Anc_2.583), with product MNNPQQQHQLQQQQQQQQQQQQQQQQQQQQQQQLHQQQHQQQQQHVHPQYTLPGVMHYLQTQFTKNERDRISWELERSEMKARIAQLEGENRDLRYQLSNILINNDIELDESNSHLASHLNLAPSSSARLNADDPSPLIRARMAVQENVKEIIYLLKSADITSKLETVNNRDPQLHKMKQMNINTNSEPSLNGGFNYSNEGFTNVSDHQQSALDDALNYHIHSNNNAKDDIIDDNNSVNTDLQSETATITMEDNLLETHGDDFVNNLPDYEKTRFKQIFGNDIIQPNTNDNKSTHDLLEDDKLTEKFQDTVSTKVFENINESENDSMSSISMIKGFQNQILIYTDNGSLNELTFTSSLQKDDLELRSIFSNINDSCNNLTGNNKILDFTLVDLDKILTVDNEGLKLWVKESSSPLSKLNIFKNPDEMESDSNDEEINNDLNGIKKSNSNEKSSTPSLIPITVNEIKSIKLKNRWLLMTTELMTYVLGINIHESNGTSKIIVDKRYKIENTKSLLYAILGMTEKSFIALHSSPYELAIYGFNGKIIQTISIDKLIKSSFSAYDNAEPEISEHDNKLTLCLNKESSKLLVQFNQLLLVYSFDQKKIIMKFKLDKIPNQIIFQSMIDYIIISYNDGSIELRNLKNLKEVLKSYNHFEPLDSSSTEGKESVRGKLLALEALRYDSDPFIISGGQDGIIKITRINI from the coding sequence ATGAATAATCCACAACAACAGCATCaattacaacaacaacaacagcaacaacagcaacagcaacaacaacaacagcaacaacagcaacaacagcaacaattGCACCAGCAACAACATcagcaacaacagcaacatGTTCATCCACAGTATACTTTACCAGGTGTAATGCATTACCTACAAACtcaatttacaaaaaacGAGAGAGATCGAATCTCTTGGGAATTGGAAAGATCTGAGATGAAGGCAAGAATTGCTCAATTAGAAGGTGAAAATAGAGACTTACGATATCAATTGAGTAATATattgattaataatgatattgaattgGACGAATCAAATTCACATTTAGCTTCACATTTAAACTTAGCTCCAAGTTCAAGTGCAAGATTAAACGCAGATGATCCATCACCATTAATTAGAGCAAGAATGGCAGTTCAAGAGAAtgttaaagaaattatatatcTACTGAAAAGTGCCGATATAACTTCAAAATTAGAAACTGTCAACAATAGAGATCCACAGCTTCATAAGATGAAacaaatgaatattaatacaaacTCAGAACCTTCACTCAACGGTGGGTTTAATTACTCAAATGAGGGATTTACTAATGTTAGTGATCATCAACAATCGGCTTTAGATGACGCCTTGAATTATCATATACATTCTAATAACAACGCTAAAGATGATATAatagatgataataatagtgTTAACACGGATTTACAATCAGAAACAGCAACTATCACAATGGAAGATAACTTATTAGAAACTCATGGTGAtgattttgtaaataatttaccaGACTATGAGAAAACCCGAttcaaacaaatatttggtAACGATATTATTCAGCCAAATACTAATGACAATAAATCTACTCatgatttattagaagatgATAAATTGACAGAAAAATTTCAGGATACTGTATCGACAAAAGTTTTCGAGAATATAAATGAATCTGAAAATGATAGCATgtcttcaatttcaatgaTTAAAggatttcaaaatcaaatattaatatatacagATAATGGCTCATTAAATGAGTTGACATTCACTTCAAGTTTACAAAAGGATGACTTGGAATTAAGATCtatattttcaaacatAAACGATAgttgtaataatttaaccggtaataataaaattttggaTTTTACTTTAGTAGATCtagataaaattttaacaGTAGATAATGAAGGTTTGAAATTATGGGTTAAAGAAAGTTCTTCACCTTTATcgaaattaaatatatttaaaaatccGGATGAAATGGAGAGCGATTCAAATGATGaggaaattaataatgatctTAATGGCATAAAGAAAAGTAATTCGAATGAAAAGAGTTCTACACCATCACTTATCCCAATAACCGTAAATGAAATCAAATCgattaaattgaaaaatagatGGTTACTCATGACCACAGAATTAATGACTTATGTTTTAGGAATAAATATCCATGAATCAAATGGCACTTCAAAAATCATTGTTGATAAGAgatataaaattgaaaatacaaaatcATTATTGTATGCTATATTAGGTATGACAGAAAAATCATTCATTGCATTACATTCCAGTCCTTACGAATTAGCCATATATGGATTTaatggaaaaattattcaaaccATCAGTATTGATAAGTTAATTAAAAGCTCTTTTAGTGCATATGATAATGCAGAGCCTGAAATTAGTGAGCATGATAATAAACTCACACTATGCTTGAATAAAGAAAGTTCGAAACTGTTAGTTCAAttcaatcaattattattagtttattcatttgatcaaaaaaaaataattatgaaATTTAAACTGGATAAAATtccaaatcaaattatatttcaatcTATGATCGactatattattatatcataTAATGATGGATCCATTGAATTGAGAAACCtcaaaaatttgaaagagGTTTTAAAATCATACAATCATTTTGAACCTTTGGATAGTTCTTCAACAGAGGGGAAAGAATCTGTAAGGGGTAAGTTATTAGCATTAGAGGCTCTTAGATATGACTCAGACCCATTCATTATTTCAGGTGGTCAGGATGggattataaaaattac
- the TMA19 gene encoding Tma19p (similar to Saccharomyces cerevisiae TMA19 (YKL056C); ancestral locus Anc_2.584) translates to MIIYKDIFSNDELLSDAYDVKEVDGVIYEADCAMIKVGGDNIDIGANPSAEDGGEDLEDGAEIVNNVVNSFRLQPTAFDKKSFLTYIKGYMKAVKGKLQETNPDQVSAFEKGAQTYVKKVIGSFKDWEFYTGESMDPDAMVVMLNYREDGTTPFVAIWKHGIVEEKI, encoded by the coding sequence atgattatttaCAAAGATATTTTCTCCAacgatgaattattatccGACGCTTACGATGTCAAGGAAGTCGATGGTGTCATCTACGAAGCTGACTGTGCTATGATCAAGGTCGGTGGTGACAACATTGATATTGGTGCTAACCCATCTGCTGAAGATGGTGGTGAAGACTTAGAAGACGGTGCTGAAATTGTCAACAACGTTGTCAACTCTTTCAGATTACAACCAACCGCTTTCGACAAGAAATCTTTCTTGACTTACATCAAAGGTTACATGAAGGCTGTCAAGGGTAAATTGCAAGAAACCAACCCAGATCAAGTCTCTGCTTTCGAAAAGGGTGCTCAAACCTACGTCAAGAAGGTTATTGGTTCTTTCAAGGACTGGGAATTCTACACTGGTGAATCCATGGACCCAGATGCTATGGTCGTCATGTTGAACTACCGTGAAGATGGTACTACTCCATTCGTTGCCATCTGGAAACACGGTATTGTTGAAGAAAAGATCTAA